One segment of Sphingomonas qomolangmaensis DNA contains the following:
- a CDS encoding YciE/YciF ferroxidase family protein, with amino-acid sequence MGLFTKDIATFDDLFLHQLQDVYYAENQITKALPKMVAKATDAGLKAGFEQHLTETEGQIARLEQVFELLGEKAKAVTCPAIDGIIKEANETAGEIADKAVLDAALIAAAQAVEHYEITRYGTLVTWAEQLGHTEIAGILQQTLDEEYATDDKLTAMAKAKINPRADAVTEPA; translated from the coding sequence ATGGGCTTGTTCACCAAAGACATCGCCACGTTCGACGACCTGTTCCTGCACCAGCTCCAGGACGTCTATTATGCCGAGAACCAGATCACCAAGGCGCTGCCCAAGATGGTCGCCAAGGCGACCGACGCCGGGCTGAAGGCCGGGTTCGAACAGCATCTGACCGAAACCGAAGGCCAGATTGCCCGCCTCGAGCAGGTGTTCGAGCTGCTGGGCGAGAAGGCCAAGGCGGTGACCTGCCCCGCGATCGACGGCATCATCAAGGAAGCCAACGAAACCGCGGGCGAGATCGCCGACAAGGCGGTGCTCGACGCTGCACTGATCGCCGCCGCACAAGCGGTCGAGCATTACGAGATCACGCGCTACGGCACGCTGGTCACCTGGGCCGAGCAGCTCGGCCATACCGAGATCGCGGGCATCCTCCAGCAGACGCTCGACGAGGAATATGCGACCGACGACAAGCTGACCGCGATGGCGAAAGCCAAGATCAATCCGCGCGCCGACGCGGTAACCGAACCCGCCTGA